The window GAAAGCTGAACAAGTTTATTTTAATACTTTGGCTGTTTGCGTGGTGAAGGATTATTTGGAATGGATGGGAATTGCTACTGAAGTGAGTGCGGCAGAAAGTTGGAATGCGATCGCTCGTTTAGGAAGCAATGTTGCTGATTTACCCGTGACGGGATTGGGACGGATCGAATGTCGTCCGATGCGAGAACATGAACCCACTTGTCACATTCCCCGGGAAGTTTGGTGCGATCGCCTGGGGTATGTGGTGGTAGAAATTCAAGACTCGCTGAAGGAAGCAACGATTTTGGGATTCATCAACCGGATTGATTCTCAACAGTTTGCACTGAATCAATTGCAACCGATTGAAACCTTACTAACAACTTTGGCAGAGTTGCGCCTTGGGGTTTCTTCTAACAATGCGATCGCCTCCAACTCTCCTAGGGTGCTACTCAGTCAATGGTTGCAAGGCTCTTTTGCCGAGTCTTGGCAATCGTTTGCAGCAATTTTTGGGGAAGAAACACTCGCTTATCATTTCCGAAATTCTCCCCGAGAAGGGGATGGGGGAGTGGAACGCGCAAAACTGATAGACTTAGAAATACAGTTTGCTACCCAAGTGGTGGTGTTGTTGGTGGCACTAACACCAGAAGGCGATCGCATTGCCGTCAGAGTGCGACTCTATCCCCCCGATGGAGAAACTTATTTACCGCAGAATCTGAGATTGGCATTGCTGTCACCAGAGGGGGATGTTCTCCAAGAAGTGCGTTCCCGGCGTCAGGATAACTATATCCAACTTCCCCGCTTTACGGGTGAACCGGGGGAACGGTTTTCTATCCAAGTTGCGCTAGAAAATGCGACAATTGTCGAACACTTTGAAATTTAAAACCGTTTTCCCTTGTCAAAAGTAGTTGTTATCAATCTGGGATATGGCAATTTGCTGGGTGGTTTCCCCAACGTTACCGCGCTGCTTTGGGAACCGGACAATCCGCGTCCGTTGAAATTTATCGGCGCTTTACCTCCCGCGACTGAATTAGAGGCGATTTATCGGCGGTGGCATTTAATTTATCAAGCACTTTATCGGACTCCCGGATGGCATCCGCGCATCGAAATCGAGCGAGAAGATATTACGAATGTTTCTCAAGTCGAGTTTGCGGAGATTTGCCATCAATATGTTCAACTGATTGATGAATGGGTGAATGCGGAGGAATTTAGAAATATCGATCGCCAGTTGCGATCGCATCTCCACCACTCCGATGAAATCCAAGTAATTCTGGAAACCGATGATGAATCGGTGCGGCGTTTACCCTGGCATTTCTGGAAGTTTTTGTCTGATTATCCCAAAGCCGAAATTGCTTTAAGTGCTCCTCAATATCAGCGCGTGGAAAAATCTCATCACAGAAAGCAGATGAGAATTTTAGCCATTTTGGGAGATAGCAACGGCATCGATATCGCAGGCGATCGCTCTACTTTATCAGACATTCCTGATGCAGAAACGGTGTTTTTGGTGGAACCCTCCCGTCAGGAGGTTGATGAACAGTTGTGGGACGATCGCGGTTGGGATATTTTATTTTTTGCCGGTCATAGTGAAAGCGAAGAAGGGGGAAACCGAGGATTACTTGCTATCAATCCGAGAGATAAAATTGGCATTTCTCATCTGAAATCAGCGCTAAAAACGGCAATTGCTCGCGGATTGCAGTTGGCGATTTTTAATTCTTGCGAGGGGTTGGGATTAGCCAAAGAACTGGCAGATTTACAAATTCCCCAAATTATTGTGATGCGAGAATCCGTTGCCGATGGGGTGGCGCACCTATTTTTGGTGAATTTTGTTAAGGCTTTTTCTAGGGGGTCTTCCTTTTATTTAGCGGTGCGACAAGCG of the Laspinema palackyanum D2c genome contains:
- a CDS encoding DUF1822 family protein, with protein sequence MTNLTIPMLIARTSRRLAKQFALEQPNRQKAEQVYFNTLAVCVVKDYLEWMGIATEVSAAESWNAIARLGSNVADLPVTGLGRIECRPMREHEPTCHIPREVWCDRLGYVVVEIQDSLKEATILGFINRIDSQQFALNQLQPIETLLTTLAELRLGVSSNNAIASNSPRVLLSQWLQGSFAESWQSFAAIFGEETLAYHFRNSPREGDGGVERAKLIDLEIQFATQVVVLLVALTPEGDRIAVRVRLYPPDGETYLPQNLRLALLSPEGDVLQEVRSRRQDNYIQLPRFTGEPGERFSIQVALENATIVEHFEI